The Afipia massiliensis genome has a segment encoding these proteins:
- a CDS encoding efflux RND transporter periplasmic adaptor subunit, translating into MVSALALGACGKEQAQEGEKGRPVLVATVHYQSQSPERSFVGTIRPRIETDMGFRVPGKVAKRLVEVGQIVDVGQPLATLDEVDLKLQAEQAEAEFRAATGVLAQASAAEGRSKELRAKGWSTEAQLDQVKAAGDEARARLNRAERSVELTKNSLSYAQIVADTRGVVTATLIEPGQVVASGQTAIRVARSAEKEAVVAVPETLVAFAKSGQASVTLWSEPNKKYAAKLREIAPTADPATRTYLAKFSLPGADDAVSLGMTATLTLADPATERVARLPLSALFSQGNGPALYVADAKTGEVSLKPVAVKAYETKDVIITGGVEEGASVVVLGVQKLDPAQKVRVVSSLSF; encoded by the coding sequence ATGGTTTCCGCTTTGGCGCTGGGCGCCTGCGGCAAAGAGCAGGCGCAGGAGGGCGAGAAAGGTCGCCCGGTCCTGGTCGCCACGGTCCATTATCAGTCGCAATCGCCGGAGCGCAGCTTCGTCGGAACCATCCGCCCCCGTATCGAAACAGACATGGGCTTCCGTGTTCCCGGCAAGGTCGCCAAGCGCCTGGTCGAAGTCGGGCAGATCGTCGATGTCGGCCAGCCGCTGGCGACGCTCGACGAGGTCGATCTCAAATTGCAGGCCGAGCAGGCCGAGGCTGAATTCCGCGCCGCGACCGGCGTGCTGGCGCAGGCAAGCGCCGCCGAGGGCCGCTCCAAGGAGTTGCGCGCCAAGGGCTGGTCCACCGAAGCACAACTCGACCAGGTCAAGGCGGCGGGCGACGAGGCGCGGGCGCGTCTCAACCGCGCCGAGCGTTCGGTTGAACTCACCAAGAACAGCCTGTCCTACGCCCAGATTGTCGCCGATACGCGCGGCGTTGTTACAGCGACGCTGATCGAGCCGGGACAGGTGGTGGCGTCGGGGCAGACCGCGATCCGCGTGGCGCGCTCGGCTGAGAAGGAGGCCGTGGTTGCAGTTCCCGAAACGCTGGTCGCTTTCGCCAAGAGCGGTCAGGCCAGCGTCACGCTGTGGTCGGAGCCGAACAAGAAGTATGCCGCGAAGCTGCGCGAGATCGCGCCCACCGCCGACCCCGCCACCCGCACCTATCTGGCGAAGTTTTCGCTGCCCGGCGCCGATGATGCAGTGTCGCTCGGCATGACGGCAACGCTGACGCTGGCCGATCCCGCCACTGAGCGGGTCGCGCGGCTGCCGCTGTCGGCGCTGTTCAGCCAGGGCAACGGCCCCGCGCTCTATGTCGCCGACGCCAAGACCGGCGAAGTGTCGCTGAAGCCGGTGGCCGTGAAGGCCTATGAGACCAAGGACGTCATCATTACCGGCGGCGTCGAGGAAGGCGCCAGTGTCGTGGTGCTCGGTGTGCAGAAGCTCGATCCGGCCCAGAAGGTCCGTGTCGTCTCGTCGCTGTCGTTCTAA
- a CDS encoding nuclear transport factor 2 family protein, which produces MDQKVTDHDILAGLNRDYIDSVQNSDVRRFDEILAPDFYCSNPDRSLVDRAGFLKQTANPVAIKNLKAEDVLIRVIGDVAIIHARTSYLMPDGSTGGGRYTDVWARINGQWLAVSAHVTR; this is translated from the coding sequence ATGGACCAGAAAGTGACCGATCACGACATCCTCGCCGGTCTCAATCGCGATTATATCGACTCCGTGCAGAACAGCGACGTACGCCGCTTCGATGAAATTCTCGCGCCGGATTTCTACTGCTCGAATCCGGACCGCTCGCTGGTCGATCGCGCCGGGTTTCTGAAGCAGACCGCAAACCCGGTCGCCATCAAAAATCTCAAGGCGGAAGACGTGCTGATCCGCGTCATCGGCGACGTCGCGATCATCCACGCACGCACCAGTTACCTGATGCCGGACGGCAGCACCGGCGGGGGCCGTTACACCGACGTCTGGGCGAGGATCAACGGCCAGTGGCTGGCGGTGTCAGCGCACGTCACGCGCTGA
- a CDS encoding GntR family transcriptional regulator: MLESLALPKSLVDQAYEVILDALCDGTFKPGERLTQESIAARLNVSRQPVTHALAVLKAQGFLAQGRQGLTVTAVDPDFFEAIYQIRSAVEPLAVKLATPRLTKESIARGRALVEQGRKLVAAGDSRASLQADMDFHSFIYDLSGNPLIAETMRLHWRHLRRAMGEVLRHPGMSISVWKEHGRILEEMIRGDGDAAAELMRRHLVEAYERVGKTGAPGSKSS, encoded by the coding sequence GTGCTGGAATCTCTGGCCCTGCCGAAAAGTCTGGTCGATCAGGCCTATGAGGTGATCCTCGATGCCTTGTGCGACGGCACGTTCAAACCGGGCGAGCGCTTGACGCAGGAGAGCATCGCCGCCCGCCTCAATGTGTCGCGACAGCCGGTGACTCACGCGCTGGCGGTGTTGAAGGCGCAGGGATTCCTCGCGCAGGGACGTCAGGGATTGACCGTCACGGCGGTCGATCCGGATTTCTTTGAGGCGATCTACCAGATCCGCTCGGCGGTCGAGCCGCTCGCCGTGAAACTGGCAACACCGCGCCTCACCAAGGAGTCGATCGCGCGCGGACGCGCGCTGGTCGAGCAAGGCCGCAAGCTGGTCGCCGCCGGCGACAGCCGCGCCAGCCTTCAGGCCGACATGGACTTCCACTCATTCATCTACGATCTCTCCGGCAATCCCCTGATCGCCGAGACGATGCGGCTGCACTGGCGGCATCTGCGCCGCGCAATGGGCGAAGTGCTGCGCCATCCCGGCATGTCGATCAGCGTCTGGAAAGAGCACGGCCGCATTCTCGAAGAGATGATCCGGGGCGACGGCGATGCTGCCGCCGAACTGATGCGGCGCCATCTGGTCGAGGCTTACGAGCGGGTTGGAAAGACGGGCGCGCCCGGATCGAAATCATCGTGA
- a CDS encoding cupin domain-containing protein produces the protein MSHDHHHSHDHPHDHSHAHDDERWKHDGVRVIPGNQLDPNVPSTAGMDRKAAINFARVGAQKLWAGTVTIRPDAKTGAHHHGHLESIIYVVRGKARMRWGEHLQFTAEAGPGDFIFVPPYVPHQEINASPDEVLECVLVRSDGEAVAINLDIEPVEKPETVLWIDPIHRDPADKT, from the coding sequence ATGTCGCACGATCATCATCATTCCCACGATCACCCGCACGATCATTCTCATGCGCACGACGACGAGCGCTGGAAGCATGACGGTGTGCGGGTCATTCCCGGCAATCAGCTCGACCCGAACGTGCCGTCCACTGCCGGCATGGACCGCAAGGCTGCAATCAATTTCGCGCGCGTCGGCGCACAGAAGCTGTGGGCGGGAACGGTGACCATCAGACCGGATGCGAAGACCGGCGCGCATCATCACGGCCATCTGGAAAGCATCATCTACGTCGTGCGCGGCAAGGCGCGGATGCGCTGGGGCGAGCACCTGCAGTTCACCGCCGAGGCGGGGCCGGGCGATTTCATCTTCGTGCCGCCTTATGTGCCGCATCAGGAAATCAACGCCAGCCCGGACGAAGTGCTGGAATGCGTGCTGGTGCGCAGCGACGGCGAGGCGGTTGCGATCAATCTCGACATTGAGCCGGTGGAAAAGCCGGAGACGGTGTTGTGGATCGATCCGATTCATCGCGATCCGGCAGACAAGACCTAA
- a CDS encoding UDP-glucose dehydrogenase family protein yields MRITMVGAGYVGLVSGACFADFGHHVVCIDNDVTKVKALNRGEIPIYEPGLAELVASNVKQRRLSFSDDVAAGVRGADVVFIAVGTPSRRGDGHADLSYVYAAAREVAAALSDFTVVVTKSTVPVGTGDEVERIIREQNPDAKFAVVSNPEFLREGAAIRDFKHPDRIVIGTDDTRAREIMAQVYRPLYLNAAPIVYTDRRTAELIKYAANSFLATKVAFINEIADLAEKVGANVQEVARGIGLDNRIGAKFLHAGPGYGGSCFPKDTLALIKTGQDNEAPLRIIETVVAVNDQRKRAMARKVANAFGGNLRGKSVAVLGMTFKPNTDDMRDAPSIPLITALQDMGATVRAFDPVGMEQAKKVLEDVTFCSDAYECAKGAHALVIVTEWEQFRALDLKEMAVTMATPVIVDLRNIYSPDEVSRNGFLYCGVGRPQPMAY; encoded by the coding sequence ATGCGGATCACGATGGTCGGGGCGGGGTATGTCGGGCTGGTCTCAGGTGCATGTTTTGCTGATTTTGGACACCATGTTGTTTGCATCGACAATGATGTGACCAAGGTGAAGGCGCTCAACCGGGGTGAAATCCCGATCTACGAACCCGGTCTTGCGGAGCTTGTGGCGAGCAATGTCAAGCAACGGCGCCTGAGCTTTTCCGACGATGTGGCTGCGGGAGTTCGCGGCGCCGACGTCGTGTTCATCGCGGTCGGAACGCCGTCACGTCGCGGCGACGGGCATGCGGATCTGTCTTATGTTTACGCCGCGGCGCGCGAGGTGGCCGCGGCATTGTCGGATTTCACGGTGGTGGTGACAAAATCGACGGTTCCGGTCGGCACCGGCGATGAGGTCGAGCGCATCATTCGCGAGCAGAATCCGGACGCGAAGTTTGCTGTCGTCTCGAATCCGGAGTTCCTGCGCGAAGGCGCCGCAATTCGGGATTTCAAGCATCCTGATCGCATCGTGATCGGCACCGATGATACCCGCGCACGCGAGATCATGGCCCAAGTGTACCGGCCGCTTTATCTCAACGCCGCGCCCATTGTTTACACAGATCGCCGCACGGCGGAGTTGATCAAGTACGCGGCGAATTCATTTCTCGCGACTAAAGTCGCCTTCATCAATGAAATCGCCGATCTGGCCGAAAAGGTCGGCGCCAATGTGCAGGAGGTCGCGCGGGGAATTGGTCTCGATAATCGAATCGGTGCCAAGTTCCTGCACGCGGGCCCGGGATACGGCGGATCGTGTTTCCCGAAGGATACGCTGGCTCTGATCAAAACCGGACAGGACAATGAAGCGCCACTGCGGATCATCGAGACCGTCGTCGCGGTGAATGACCAGCGCAAACGCGCCATGGCCCGCAAGGTCGCGAATGCCTTCGGTGGCAATCTGCGCGGAAAGTCCGTGGCTGTGCTGGGAATGACGTTCAAGCCGAACACCGATGACATGCGTGACGCGCCGTCGATCCCGCTGATCACCGCGTTGCAGGACATGGGAGCAACCGTGCGCGCTTTCGATCCGGTTGGCATGGAGCAGGCGAAGAAGGTGCTGGAGGATGTGACCTTCTGCAGCGATGCTTATGAGTGCGCAAAGGGAGCGCATGCGCTGGTTATCGTCACCGAATGGGAGCAGTTTCGCGCGCTCGATCTCAAGGAAATGGCGGTGACCATGGCCACGCCGGTCATTGTCGATCTCCGGAACATCTATTCGCCGGACGAAGTCTCGCGAAACGGATTTCTGTATTGCGGAGTCGGACGCCCGCAGCCGATGGCTTATTGA
- a CDS encoding DUF2332 domain-containing protein, whose product MVVFETSAHYYRFFANESRRGGSPLYERLSLGIAESPELQRLAAGRKRGQPAANLIFGAVQYLLLGDIDDPLKDYYPSLGGKRAADDRAFDLFSAFCSAHEAELAEIISKRATNTNEVGRSALLLPAFDLLARETGTPLGLVEIGSSAGLNLNFDRYGYRYTDEKGTSRLERWTDAQFVLSCVLEGSAIPPLRQFPPPVGSRVGLELYPTDGRDANEQRWLKALVWPERLDRLAKLDGALKVIVAHPPRIRGGDAVANLASALAEIPSNQTPCVYHTIMGYQLNGDQHTSINNTLFAASKTKPVWRITVEGEVAHSNPTETFNPLKVNRYFNGERRVITLAVCDPHGLSMEWKQA is encoded by the coding sequence ATGGTTGTCTTTGAAACAAGCGCTCACTATTACCGCTTTTTTGCGAATGAGTCACGCCGCGGCGGTTCTCCTCTCTACGAGAGGCTGTCGTTGGGAATTGCGGAGAGCCCGGAGCTACAACGTTTGGCGGCGGGCCGGAAAAGAGGTCAGCCTGCGGCCAACCTGATTTTCGGAGCGGTTCAGTATCTCCTGCTTGGGGACATTGATGATCCACTCAAGGACTACTATCCGAGCCTGGGTGGCAAACGAGCAGCAGACGACAGGGCCTTCGACCTGTTCTCTGCCTTTTGCAGCGCTCACGAAGCCGAGCTTGCCGAGATCATTTCGAAACGCGCTACCAATACCAATGAAGTCGGGCGCAGCGCCTTGCTGCTGCCGGCGTTCGATCTGCTGGCGCGCGAAACCGGCACCCCTCTCGGACTCGTCGAAATCGGATCGAGTGCCGGGCTCAATCTGAACTTTGACCGATACGGGTATCGATACACGGACGAGAAAGGCACGTCGAGACTCGAAAGATGGACAGATGCGCAGTTTGTCCTTTCATGCGTGCTGGAAGGGTCTGCCATACCCCCTTTGAGACAGTTTCCGCCGCCGGTTGGATCGCGTGTCGGCCTCGAGCTTTATCCAACGGATGGCAGGGACGCGAACGAACAGCGGTGGCTCAAGGCTCTTGTTTGGCCTGAGCGCCTTGATCGGCTTGCAAAGCTTGATGGCGCGCTGAAGGTTATCGTCGCGCATCCGCCGCGGATCAGAGGCGGCGACGCGGTGGCGAACCTGGCCAGCGCGCTGGCTGAAATTCCATCAAATCAAACGCCGTGCGTCTATCACACGATCATGGGCTATCAGCTCAACGGCGACCAGCATACGAGCATCAACAACACGTTGTTCGCAGCCAGCAAGACGAAGCCTGTCTGGCGGATCACTGTCGAAGGCGAGGTCGCACATTCCAATCCGACAGAGACGTTCAACCCGCTCAAGGTCAACAGGTATTTCAACGGAGAGCGGAGGGTCATAACGCTCGCGGTGTGCGATCCGCATGGGCTTTCGATGGAGTGGAAGCAGGCTTAG
- a CDS encoding NAD(P)H-dependent oxidoreductase, protein MNLHHLLEKRRVAGKPVRVALIGAGKFGSMFLSQVPHTPGLDVPVIVDLDPDRAREACRTVGWDAARIAATTFTKDGAAATGGDVEVIVEATGNPAVGIRHARAAIAAGKHIVMVNVEADVLAGPLLADEARKAGVVYSLAYGDQPALTAEMVDWARATGFKVVAAGKGTKYLPIYHDVTPAGVWGHYGLTAAEAQSAGMNPQMFNSFLDGTKSAIEMAAIANATGLDVPSTGLLFPPCGVDDLPHLMRPRDKGGVLEKSGVVEVVSSLERDGRPVFRDLRWGVYVVLEAPNDYAADCFRQYGLKTDSSGRFAAMYKPYHLIGLELNISVLSAALRNEPTGQPQDFRGDVAAVAKKNLRAGEMLDGEGGYTVWGKLMPAAESLKAGALPIGLAHRVKLTNDVAHGAVVRWSDVEIDTKDDAVAFRRAMETKFSR, encoded by the coding sequence ATGAACCTGCATCACCTCCTTGAAAAGCGCCGCGTGGCGGGAAAGCCCGTGCGCGTGGCGCTGATCGGCGCCGGCAAATTCGGCTCGATGTTTCTCTCTCAGGTGCCGCATACCCCGGGCCTCGACGTGCCGGTGATTGTCGACCTCGATCCGGATCGTGCGCGCGAGGCCTGCCGGACGGTGGGCTGGGACGCTGCTCGGATCGCCGCCACCACTTTCACCAAGGATGGAGCAGCCGCGACCGGTGGCGACGTCGAGGTGATCGTTGAGGCCACAGGTAATCCTGCCGTCGGCATCCGTCATGCGCGCGCGGCGATTGCCGCGGGCAAGCATATCGTGATGGTCAATGTCGAGGCCGATGTGCTGGCCGGGCCGCTGCTGGCGGATGAAGCGCGCAAGGCAGGCGTAGTTTATTCGCTGGCCTATGGCGATCAGCCTGCACTCACCGCCGAGATGGTCGACTGGGCACGCGCTACCGGCTTCAAGGTTGTCGCGGCGGGAAAGGGCACCAAGTATCTGCCGATCTATCACGATGTGACGCCCGCTGGCGTTTGGGGCCACTATGGTCTGACCGCCGCCGAGGCGCAGTCGGCCGGCATGAATCCGCAGATGTTCAACTCGTTTCTGGATGGCACCAAGTCCGCCATCGAGATGGCCGCCATCGCCAATGCCACCGGCCTCGATGTGCCGTCGACCGGCCTGTTGTTTCCACCCTGCGGCGTCGACGATCTGCCGCATTTGATGCGTCCGCGGGACAAAGGCGGCGTGCTGGAGAAATCCGGCGTGGTCGAAGTCGTCTCGTCGCTGGAGCGCGACGGCCGTCCGGTATTTCGCGATCTGCGCTGGGGCGTCTATGTCGTGCTGGAAGCGCCGAACGATTACGCGGCGGATTGTTTCCGCCAATATGGATTGAAGACGGATTCCTCAGGGCGTTTTGCAGCTATGTACAAGCCGTATCACCTGATCGGGCTTGAATTGAATATCTCGGTGCTCTCAGCCGCGCTGCGCAATGAGCCGACCGGACAGCCGCAGGATTTCCGAGGTGATGTTGCGGCGGTCGCCAAGAAAAATCTTCGCGCGGGCGAAATGCTCGACGGCGAGGGCGGCTATACGGTGTGGGGCAAGCTGATGCCGGCGGCCGAGAGCCTCAAGGCCGGTGCGCTGCCGATCGGCCTCGCGCATCGAGTCAAACTGACAAATGACGTCGCGCATGGCGCGGTGGTCCGATGGTCGGACGTGGAGATCGACACGAAGGACGATGCGGTCGCTTTCCGCCGCGCGATGGAAACGAAGTTCTCGCGCTAG
- a CDS encoding phytanoyl-CoA dioxygenase family protein — MRLTPEQLEQFRTEGWLFLPELFNAEEVDVLRREAMSIYDEQRPEVWREKSGAPRTAFAAHLYNEAFRLLGAHPRMIEPVEQIFGEKVYMHQYKINAKSAFTGDVWQWHQDYGTWKRDDGMPLPHAMNIAVFLDEVMPINGPLMLVPKSQNAGDLKASHDLATTSYPLWTLDEDTVTRLVKDGGIVAPTGKPGGMLMFHGNLVHGSAGNITPYPRKIVYLTLNAVSNYIRTPTRPEFIAHRDFTPIQTVDDDALVRYARSRRQAAE; from the coding sequence ATGCGATTGACCCCCGAGCAACTCGAGCAATTCCGCACCGAAGGCTGGCTGTTCTTGCCGGAACTCTTCAACGCCGAGGAAGTCGATGTCCTGCGGCGCGAGGCCATGTCGATCTACGACGAGCAGCGCCCCGAGGTCTGGCGCGAGAAGAGCGGCGCACCGCGCACCGCCTTTGCCGCGCACCTTTATAATGAGGCGTTTCGCTTGCTCGGCGCACATCCGCGCATGATCGAGCCGGTCGAACAGATCTTCGGCGAGAAGGTCTACATGCATCAGTACAAGATCAACGCGAAATCCGCTTTCACGGGCGACGTCTGGCAATGGCATCAGGATTACGGCACCTGGAAGCGCGACGACGGCATGCCGCTGCCGCACGCGATGAACATCGCGGTGTTTCTCGATGAGGTGATGCCGATCAACGGCCCGCTGATGCTGGTGCCGAAAAGCCAGAACGCCGGGGACCTCAAGGCGTCGCACGATCTTGCGACCACGTCCTATCCGCTGTGGACGCTGGACGAGGACACCGTGACCCGCCTCGTCAAGGACGGCGGCATCGTCGCGCCGACCGGCAAGCCCGGCGGCATGCTGATGTTCCACGGCAATCTCGTGCATGGCTCGGCGGGCAACATCACGCCGTATCCGCGCAAGATCGTCTATCTGACGCTGAACGCGGTCTCGAACTACATCCGCACGCCGACCCGGCCGGAGTTCATCGCGCATCGCGACTTCACACCGATCCAGACCGTGGATGACGATGCCTTGGTTCGCTACGCCCGCAGCCGTCGTCAGGCGGCGGAGTAA
- a CDS encoding alpha/beta hydrolase family protein gives MPYLGRSLAESGYVALHLQHPATDNSVWQHAMSLPDVYRALRRAMWDANAARARFQDVPFILRELARLNHEGPLAGHLDLGRVGMAGHSYGGVSTMVAAGQRMGPGGQWFFKEPRVRAGLVMSPNMPIQGGDLAALYRDIDIPLFHITGTEDGNAVPGNEEFDPIQRTIPYEVLTIPHQYLLVLDGAGHGAFSGLEHGPHAHGAEVETRYTSAVAAGALLFFDGYLKGDSAAVQALRHGFKSGLKPTDRFEWK, from the coding sequence ATGCCGTATCTCGGGCGGAGCCTGGCCGAAAGCGGATATGTCGCCCTGCATTTGCAGCATCCAGCGACCGACAACTCGGTCTGGCAGCACGCCATGTCTCTTCCGGACGTCTATCGGGCCCTCCGCAGGGCGATGTGGGATGCCAATGCCGCGCGCGCGCGCTTTCAGGATGTGCCTTTCATTCTGCGCGAGCTTGCCAGGCTGAACCACGAAGGGCCGCTGGCCGGGCACCTGGATCTCGGGCGTGTCGGAATGGCCGGCCATTCCTATGGCGGCGTATCGACGATGGTTGCTGCCGGCCAAAGGATGGGGCCAGGCGGACAATGGTTCTTCAAGGAACCCCGCGTCAGGGCTGGCTTGGTGATGAGCCCCAATATGCCCATACAAGGTGGCGACCTGGCCGCGCTCTATCGTGATATCGACATCCCGCTCTTTCACATCACAGGCACGGAAGATGGCAACGCCGTACCGGGCAACGAGGAGTTTGATCCGATACAACGAACCATCCCCTATGAAGTGCTGACGATCCCCCATCAATATCTGCTCGTCCTGGATGGCGCGGGCCATGGCGCGTTTTCCGGTCTGGAGCACGGACCGCACGCTCACGGGGCGGAAGTGGAGACGCGTTATACCAGCGCCGTGGCGGCCGGGGCGCTATTGTTCTTCGACGGCTATCTCAAGGGGGATTCAGCCGCTGTTCAAGCCCTTCGCCATGGTTTCAAGTCCGGGTTGAAGCCAACGGATCGATTTGAATGGAAATAG
- a CDS encoding acyl-CoA dehydrogenase family protein, which produces MDFALNQQQESIRDAILKICARFDDAYWLEKDRAGGFPHEFYDAMAQAGWLGICIPEEYGGAGLGIMEAAIMMRAISESGAGMSGASAIHMNVFGLNPVVVFGDDAQRARMLPGIVEGREKACFGVTEPNTGLNTTQLKTRAVRKGDRYVVNGQKVWISTAQVAHKILLLARTTPLEEVKNPTHGLSLFYADFNRDQIAVHEIEKMGRKAIDSNELFITDFEIPVEDRIGEEGRGFEYILHGMNPERVLIAAEAVGLGKLALERAAAYAKQRIVFNRPIGQNQAIQHPLAKNWIDLEAAWLMTMSAAWQYDQGLPCGPAANAAKYLAGEAGFDACQQAVMTHGGFGYAKEYHVERYLREVMIPRIAPISPQLILSFIGEKVLGLPKSY; this is translated from the coding sequence ATGGACTTCGCACTGAACCAGCAACAAGAATCCATTCGCGATGCGATTCTGAAAATCTGCGCCCGTTTCGACGATGCTTATTGGCTGGAGAAGGACCGCGCCGGCGGCTTTCCGCACGAGTTCTATGATGCCATGGCGCAGGCGGGCTGGCTCGGCATCTGTATCCCAGAGGAGTATGGCGGCGCGGGCCTTGGCATCATGGAAGCCGCGATCATGATGCGCGCGATCTCGGAGTCGGGCGCGGGGATGTCGGGCGCCTCCGCGATCCACATGAATGTGTTCGGGCTCAATCCGGTGGTGGTGTTCGGCGACGACGCGCAGCGCGCGCGCATGCTGCCCGGCATCGTCGAGGGCCGCGAGAAGGCGTGCTTCGGCGTGACCGAGCCGAACACCGGGCTCAACACCACGCAGTTGAAAACCCGCGCGGTGCGCAAGGGTGACAGATATGTCGTTAACGGCCAGAAGGTCTGGATATCCACCGCGCAGGTCGCGCACAAGATACTGCTGCTGGCGCGTACCACGCCGCTGGAAGAGGTCAAGAATCCGACCCACGGTCTCAGTCTGTTTTACGCGGATTTCAACCGCGACCAGATCGCGGTGCATGAGATCGAGAAGATGGGCCGCAAGGCCATCGATTCCAATGAACTCTTTATCACCGACTTCGAGATTCCGGTTGAGGACCGCATCGGCGAGGAAGGCCGCGGGTTCGAATACATCCTGCATGGCATGAATCCGGAGCGCGTCCTGATCGCGGCGGAGGCTGTCGGCCTCGGCAAACTCGCACTCGAACGCGCGGCGGCTTACGCGAAGCAGCGCATCGTGTTCAACCGGCCGATCGGACAGAACCAGGCGATCCAGCATCCGCTGGCGAAGAACTGGATCGATCTCGAGGCTGCATGGCTGATGACGATGTCGGCGGCCTGGCAGTACGATCAGGGATTGCCGTGCGGACCTGCCGCGAACGCCGCGAAATATCTCGCGGGCGAGGCGGGGTTTGACGCCTGCCAGCAGGCGGTGATGACCCATGGCGGTTTCGGCTACGCCAAGGAATATCACGTCGAGCGCTATCTTCGCGAAGTGATGATTCCGCGCATCGCACCGATCAGCCCGCAACTAATCCTGAGTTTCATCGGCGAGAAGGTTCTGGGACTGCCGAAGTCATACTAA
- a CDS encoding Bug family tripartite tricarboxylate transporter substrate binding protein yields the protein MSEKFNRRHFIAAGTAAAAMPFLGRGASAQAAWPSRQIRMVCSYPAGGQTDLLARSFGEFIAKQVGQTVVIENKAGASGSIGAAEVARAEPDGHTILCSISTTYVMNRAMMKNPGYDMDKDLTLVSIIPGAGLPLVASPKSGVTTLDEFVAFARKSGKVNFGTYSAGSAPHMTINELNKQYGLNIEPIHYRGEAPMWTGLMEGTLDVAMGSYTAAQPVLQSNRGVAFAVHSKKVDALPNVKTLPEQGATSKFFTVSGFTGWALPKATPQPIVDRLAQLCVAANNDPKVKEVLKTFVLEPALGFKETNALYQRELPVWMESAQSLGLQPV from the coding sequence ATGTCAGAGAAATTCAATCGCCGTCACTTCATCGCCGCGGGCACCGCAGCTGCCGCGATGCCCTTCCTCGGGCGCGGGGCCTCGGCGCAAGCCGCGTGGCCGTCGCGACAAATCCGTATGGTCTGCAGCTACCCGGCCGGCGGGCAGACCGATCTGCTCGCGCGCTCCTTCGGCGAATTCATCGCCAAGCAGGTGGGACAGACCGTCGTCATCGAAAACAAGGCGGGCGCTTCCGGCTCCATTGGTGCTGCGGAAGTCGCGCGCGCGGAGCCCGATGGCCACACGATCCTCTGCTCCATCTCGACAACCTATGTGATGAACCGGGCGATGATGAAGAATCCCGGCTACGACATGGACAAGGACCTGACGCTCGTGAGCATCATCCCGGGCGCCGGGCTGCCGCTGGTCGCGAGCCCGAAATCCGGCGTCACGACGCTGGACGAATTCGTCGCTTTCGCACGCAAGAGCGGCAAGGTGAATTTCGGCACCTATAGCGCGGGCTCCGCCCCGCACATGACGATCAATGAACTCAACAAGCAGTATGGCCTCAACATCGAACCGATCCACTATCGCGGCGAAGCGCCGATGTGGACAGGGCTGATGGAAGGCACGCTCGACGTCGCGATGGGCAGCTACACGGCGGCGCAACCCGTCCTGCAAAGCAATCGCGGTGTTGCGTTTGCGGTGCATTCGAAGAAGGTCGATGCGCTCCCGAACGTCAAGACATTGCCTGAACAAGGCGCGACATCGAAGTTCTTCACAGTGAGCGGCTTTACCGGCTGGGCACTGCCGAAGGCAACGCCGCAGCCGATCGTCGATCGTCTGGCGCAACTCTGCGTGGCGGCGAACAACGATCCGAAAGTGAAAGAGGTCCTCAAGACATTCGTGCTGGAACCTGCGCTTGGCTTTAAGGAAACCAATGCGTTGTATCAGCGCGAATTGCCGGTCTGGATGGAGAGCGCGCAGTCGCTGGGCTTGCAACCGGTCTAG